In a single window of the Pseudodesulfovibrio profundus genome:
- a CDS encoding recombinase family protein, with translation MLDNSNVAPGKNKTLRCAIYTRKSHEEGLEQEFNSLDAQRESAEHYIEAQRMRGWTALPDRYDDGGFSGGNMERPGLRRLLADIDAGKIDVIVVYKVDRLSRSLLDFMKMIDLFNEKGVSFVSVTQHFSTTDPTGRMFLGILITFAQYEREVIAERIRDKVAAAKRRGKYCGGVPILGYDVDRDNKKLLVNPDEARTVQYIFRRFIQIGSAKKLGQELNEQGYRTKAWTTKKGKVREGSEWNTAHIYRLLNNRIYIGEIAHKDRSYPGEHEGIIDRATWDKVQAILEDNKPVKVSMARTKMVAPLKGVIRCGHCGCAMGPTYARKNGRHYTYYICQKDSKRTVSRCPLKRIPAGDIEQAVIEQLSAVFRTPTLVAKTYFAARDIEQAERERLFKQKAQLEMELSQAREQALELMKPGNDQTGKTEMLTTVNRQAVELSKQLTHVSERCKAYQGNSITEQDVSEAFQNVEGFWEDLFPVERNRLIRLLVDKVEIRETGIDMELRTNGLTTLIAELAGLACEVTERRASR, from the coding sequence ATGCTTGATAACAGCAATGTCGCGCCGGGCAAAAACAAGACCCTGCGCTGCGCCATCTACACCCGCAAGAGCCACGAAGAAGGTCTCGAGCAGGAGTTCAACTCGTTGGATGCGCAACGGGAATCTGCGGAACACTATATCGAAGCCCAGAGGATGCGTGGCTGGACGGCTCTGCCGGATCGCTACGACGATGGTGGATTCTCGGGTGGGAACATGGAGCGCCCGGGGCTGCGCCGACTGCTGGCGGACATCGACGCCGGGAAGATCGATGTGATCGTCGTCTACAAGGTCGACCGGCTGTCCCGCTCGCTGCTGGATTTCATGAAGATGATCGACCTCTTCAACGAGAAGGGTGTCAGCTTCGTCTCGGTCACCCAGCACTTCAGCACCACCGATCCCACCGGCCGGATGTTTCTCGGCATCCTGATCACCTTCGCCCAGTACGAGCGGGAGGTCATCGCCGAGCGTATCCGGGACAAGGTGGCGGCAGCCAAGCGCCGGGGGAAATACTGCGGCGGCGTACCCATCCTCGGATACGACGTCGACAGGGACAACAAGAAGCTGCTGGTCAACCCCGATGAAGCCAGGACAGTGCAGTACATCTTCCGCCGGTTCATCCAGATCGGCTCGGCCAAGAAGCTGGGCCAGGAATTGAACGAACAGGGTTACCGCACCAAGGCCTGGACCACCAAGAAAGGCAAAGTGCGCGAGGGCTCCGAATGGAACACCGCCCACATCTACCGGCTGCTGAACAACCGGATCTATATCGGCGAGATCGCCCACAAGGACCGCAGCTACCCCGGTGAGCACGAAGGGATCATCGACCGGGCGACCTGGGACAAGGTTCAGGCCATCCTGGAGGACAACAAACCGGTCAAGGTTTCCATGGCCAGGACCAAAATGGTCGCCCCGCTGAAAGGCGTCATCCGCTGCGGCCACTGCGGATGCGCGATGGGACCGACCTACGCCCGCAAGAACGGCCGCCACTACACCTATTACATCTGCCAGAAAGACAGCAAGCGGACCGTGAGCCGATGCCCGCTCAAGCGGATTCCCGCCGGGGACATCGAGCAGGCGGTGATCGAGCAGTTGAGCGCGGTGTTCCGCACACCGACGCTGGTGGCCAAGACTTACTTCGCAGCCCGGGACATCGAGCAGGCAGAGCGGGAGCGGTTGTTCAAGCAGAAAGCCCAGCTCGAGATGGAGTTGTCGCAGGCGCGGGAGCAGGCACTCGAATTGATGAAACCTGGCAACGATCAGACGGGCAAGACCGAGATGCTAACGACGGTCAATCGCCAGGCGGTCGAGCTCTCGAAACAACTGACCCATGTGAGCGAGCGCTGCAAAGCCTACCAGGGGAACAGCATCACGGAACAGGACGTTTCGGAGGCCTTCCAGAATGTCGAGGGCTTCTGGGAAGACCTTTTCCCGGTGGAGCGAAACCGGCTCATCCGACTCCTGGTGGATAAGGTCGAGATCCGCGAGACCGGAATCGACATGGAGCTGCGAACCAACGGGCTGACAACGCTCATCGCCGAGCTGGCTGGTCTGGCATGCGAAGTCACCGAACGGAGGGCAAGCCGATGA